A window of the Schistocerca nitens isolate TAMUIC-IGC-003100 chromosome 5, iqSchNite1.1, whole genome shotgun sequence genome harbors these coding sequences:
- the LOC126259887 gene encoding probable palmitoyltransferase ZDHHC24, translated as MKIRKRILPRVASDLGAFLFVLFIIPVTYCFELFIVLPALHSVWSFWYTLHFICATYVMVNVTSNFVAVVVVDTSLQNIVTASSQPENWRYCTECETVAPPRSWHCDTCKTCILKRDHHCMFTGCCVGHYNYRYFYMFLLYVFIGTFYSTYLNCFYIWKNFEHFSLLGVTKFIFPMAMLVLGVDATEKQVCLLIFIINFVGAIFTLVLLVHHTSLVCKGMVTHERSKNITYYDSGLKKNLSQTFGKRWHISWLFPFVASELPNDGTDWNDLQKTD; from the coding sequence atgaaaattaggaAAAGGATATTACCGAGAGTTGCATCTGACTTGGGAGCTTTCTTATTTGTTCTTTTCATTATTCCAGTGACGTACTGTTTCGAGTTATTCATTGTCTTGCCTGCTCTACATTCCGTGTGGTCATTTTGGTATACACTACATTTCATTTGTGCTACGTATGTAATGGTAAACGTGACAAGcaattttgttgctgttgttgttgtggataCTAGTCTGCAGAATATTGTAACAGCATCCTCACAACCAGAGAATTGGCGATACTGCACCGAGTGTGAAACCGTTGCTCCTCCAAGATCATGGCACTGTGATACATGTAAAACATGCATTTTGAAGCGCGACCATCACTGTATGTTTACTGGTTGTTGTGTCGGTCATTATAATtatagatatttttatatgtttctACTGTACGTGTTCATTGGAACATTTTATTCCACTTATCTTAACTGCTTTTACATATGGAAAAACTTTGAACATTTTTCTCTTTTAGGTGTAACGAAGTTTATATTTCCAATGGCAATGCTTGTTTTAGGCGTAGACGCTACTGAAAAACAAGTATGCttattaatatttataattaaTTTCGTTGGTGCAATATTTACATTAGTTTTGTTGGTTCACCACACCAGCTTAGTGTGCAAGGGAATGGTAACACATGAAAGGAGCAAAAATATCACATACTATGATAGTGGTCTGAAAAAAAACTTATCTCAGACTTTTGGAAAGAGGTGGCATATATCTTGGTTATTTCCATTTGTAGCGTCAGAATTGCCAAATGATGGAACAGACTGGAATGATTTGCAGAAAACTGATTGA